The DNA segment AATTCGGGCAGTGCAATCGTCGCCCCAATCGCCATGCCTGCAACAGACAGTCCGTTCATCGCCGAAATCAGCACCATCAACAGGATCGTGCCAATCGCCAGCCCGCCGGGCACCGGGCCGAACCAGACATGAAACATGCGGTACAGATCATCCGCCAGTTTGCTTTCCGACAGCACATAGCCCATGAAAATGAACATCGGCAGCGTCATCAGGGGAAACCAGTTCATCAGCTTGATCGTCTGGGCGAAGGCCAGATCATGCCCGCCCCGATCCCCCCACAGTCCGATTGCCGCCACCACAGCGACAAAGCCGATCACGCCAAACATGCGCTGGCCGGTCAACATGACCATCAACATCGAGCCGAACATCAGCGCTGCGATCATTTCATAGGACATCAGGCGTGGCGCTCCTTGATCTCGACGCCCCGCAATTTTGCTATGTCGCGGATCAGAAACGCCGTGCATTGCAGGATCATCAGCACGATGCCAATGCACATGATAATTTTGATTGGGGCCATGTAGGGCCGCCACATGCCACGCCGCCGCTCGCCGTATTCCAGCGCGTATTGCGTGCTTTCAATCCCGCCCCACAGCAGGACGCCCAGATAGATCAGAAGCGTGAAAATGGTCATGGCATCAACCGCCGCCTTGGTGCGGTCGGACCAGCGCGAATAGAGCAGGTCCATCCGCACAGCAGACCCCATTTGCAGCGCATAGGCCCCGCCCAACATGAAATAGCCCAACAGCAGAAATTGCGCCATCTCGTCTGTCCAGATTTGCGGGCTGAAACCGGCGCGCGCCACCGCACCCCAAGCCAGCACCCCCATCAGCACGAACAGCCCCCACATGGCCAGTCGCCCGATGCGGTAATTCAGGGCCTCGACCAGATGAACAAAGGCGATCAAAGCGCGGGGCATGTCACCTCCGAGACCCGCGCGATCGCGCGTGACAAAACAGGGGCCAGCCGCGACGCGATGGCCTTTTGCGCCTCTGGCGTGGCGATCAGGTCATTGCGCAATTCCAGCATCGCATTCTCCAGCCCGTAGGGCAGGGCATGCAGTCGCAAGGTGTGGGTCACATGATCCGCCGCAGAATAGGGCGCATTCAGCTCTGTGCGCAGGCCAAGCCCCGCCGCCTCGACCACGATCTGGCAGGCAAGGGCGGGCAGATCGTCATGGATGACGCCAAATTCGACCCTGCGCGGCACACCGTGCCAGCTTGGCGAAAAGGAATGGATGGTCAGGATCACAGGCCGTTGCCCAAGTGCGAGCGCCCGCGCCACACGGGCACGCACCAGATCATGAAAGGGAAGGTATAAGGCTTGCATCCGCGCAAGGCGCTCGGAGGTGCTAAGTCCTTCATTCATCGCTATGTGATGGATTTCCGATTGCACAGGACAGGCTTCGGGCCGGTCGGGGCTGCGGTTCAGGTCATAAATCAAGCGCGAGAGGGGGGCATGGATCACCTCGGCCCCGCCACAACTGCGGGCCAGTTGCGGCCCCAGCGCCAGCGCCAACCCCAGCGCACCGGGGTCGCTGGCGGCATGCGAGTTCATCAACTCGACGCCCGCAATGTCCCAAGGGGGCACAACCCGGTTAGAGGCATGTTCACAAATCAGGATTAAACCGGGCGCTGCTGTGTCTTGCGCAATTGCGCCGGACACATCCCAGCCAAGGACCATGCCTGCCCAACTTGATGTTTCGTCCTGCCGTGTCATGGTTTGCACCCTTGGTCCGCCGAAAGCGCCGTGTCACAGGCTGCACTGAGTCTGGTTTTTATGTCAAGCTTGTTTCTTCTCTTTCTTTTTTGAAACAATCATTACAAACTGGATGATAATTTTTCAGGCATCAGCAGCAGGAGATGTGCGGTGATCCAATACCAGACAATGGAAGATCGCCTGCGCGCGGCCATGTCAGCCATGACCCGCGCCGAGCGGCAACTGACCAGCTATATGCTGAGTAATTTTCCGCGTACTGTTTTGGGGTCCGTGTCTGAAATCGCGCAGGCCGCAGGTGTTTCCGGCCCGACTGTCGTGCGCCTTGTGCGCAAGTTGGGGTATTCGGGCTATCCGGAATTTCGCGCAAAACTGCACGAGGAAATGGGCGAGCGTCTGGCCTCTCCGATCGCCAAGCACGAGAAATGGGCCGATATCTCACAGCGCGATCACCCGCTGAACCGCTTTGCGGCCAGCGTGATAGACAATCTCAGCCAGACCCTCAGCCAGCAGGATTTGCATGTGTTCGATACTGTATCGGGAATACTGGCCGATAAATCGCGCCCTGTGCATCTGATGGGCGGACGTCTTACCCGTTCGGTTGCCGAATATTTCGCAACTGCGCTGCATGTGATGCGCAGTGATGTGACATTGCTGTCCAGCTTGCCCAACACATGGCCCCCGGCCCTGCTGGAAATGTCAGAGCGCGATGTGCTTGTGGTGTTTGATATTCGCCGCTACGAGCCAATGATGCAGCAATTCGCCGAACTGGCACATGCCCAAGGGGTCGAGATTGTGCTGGTGACAGACCGTTGGGTGTCGCCCTGTGCTGGGATGGCGCAGCATATCCTGACCAGCCATGTCGAAGTGCCCTCGGCATGGGACACGATTGTTCCGCTGGTTGGTTTGGTTGAAGCGCTGCTCTCTGCCATTCAGGAAAAGAACTGGGAAGAAACCCGTCAAAGGCTGGACCGGATGGAAGGGTTCTATGAGGATATGCTGCTGTTCAAACGGCTTCGATAATCCGCTGGTTCTGCCACTGCAAACTATTGCACCGCAATATTGCTGCACAAATTCAGATTCACTCTGTTAATACTTTCGCCACGCGCCGGGGCGCGCCAGCAAACCTATGCCAGAGATCAACCTATGTTTGTGCGCGCAGCGAACTGAGTGCGTAGGCGCGCGCGTGCCGTTTCTATGTCAGTACAGGCAAGTTCTTACCGAGCGCTGACGACGCGGAAAATCGGATATAACCGGCAGACATATCCGTGACGGATTGAATTTATTAATAAATGTTAACGTGAAAAATGCCCGAAGCGGAGGCGCGATGTGAGGGCATGGGCCTGCCGTGACGGGCAATTCATTTAACAAACCTGCGATAAAATGCATAAAATTTTCCTATACTCCGAGTCCTGTGGAACCCGAGTTTTGCTTGACGGTTCGGTTTGATTGGATTCTGATGGGTTCATGCGTATTGAGCCGAAATTCCTGACATCTTCAGAACGTGCTGAGCTGATGTCCTGTGTGCGACGCCATCGCGAGGATCACGGTGTTGCGCGTCGCGCCAATGCGATTTTGCTGCTGGATGAGGGCAAATCCTGCCAACTGATCGCCGAATTTCTTTACCTTGACGATGATACGGTTCGTCTTTGGTACAAGGCTTACCGCGAAGGGGGCTGGGACCTCCTATCCACTGATGGATGGAAGGGCGGTCAATCCCGGATGACCTCGGCTCAGGAGGCCGAACTCAGCGCGTGGCTGGAGGATCGTTTTTGTCGTTCGACGACCGAGGTCCGGGCCCATATCTCCGCGACGTATGGCTTGGAGTATTCCCATTCTGGCTGCATCAAGCTTCTGACGCGTCTGGGGTTTGAGTATCGCAAGCCGAAGGGACTTCCGCGCGTTGCGCCTGCCGCAGCACAAGCCGCCTTCATCGAGATGTATCAGCGCTTGCTGAACGAGTTGGGGGCTGATGAAGCTGTCTATTTCGCAGATGCCGTGCATCCGGAGTATCAGACGAAACCGGCTTATGGTTGGGTGAAGGCCGGGACAAATCCTGCCGTGCAGACCACAGCAGGGCGTGGGCGTGTGAACATCCATGGTGCACTGAACTTGGAAACATTCGATTTGTCGTTTGTCGAGCCGATTACGGTAGACGGGATCAGCGCTGTCCAGCTCTTGGCCAAAATCGAGGCATCCAACCCTTACAAGCGCCTCATCCACGTGATCTGGGACAACGCGGCGTATCATAAAGGGCAAGAGGTGCGAGACTTCCTTGCAAGGCCGGACTGCCGCATCCACTTGATCCCATTGCCGCCATATTGCCCACATCTCAACCCGATTGAACGATTGTGGGCCGTCATGCACCGCTGTGTCACACACAATCAGTATTATCCCACGCAAAAGCAATTTGCCGATGCGATACTCGCATTTTTTCGAAAAACCCTCCCCAACGAATGGCGGAGCTTCCGCGACACCATCTCCGACAACTTCCGTGTCATCTCACACGACAATTTTCGGGTTTTCGCGTAAGGCGGGTATAAAAAACTATTTTTATGTAGTTATGTCAGAATGGGCGCGATACAATCAAGACATTATATACTTAACCTTACCTTTTGTTAACTAATATTAATTTTTGCGCCGCTTATCGGGCGATCATTTTAGATTAGTATCATTTTGACGCAGGTGTAGCTTTGATAGATTTTACCAAATTCATTCTTATATTTTTGGTGTCTTTTAGCATTTGTGGCGTTCTGGTCGTGGCGCGAAACCTGTATATGCCTTTGCTCAGATCGCGGGATGATATCGGCGCGCGACAAGCGCTGCATTGTGATATCACGCCACGGCTGGGGGGTGTGGGCATCATACTGGCAGCAGCGCTGGCGATGTTGATCATCCCGCAGTCCCTAAGCCGGATCTTCGGTATGTTCGCCATCTCGCTTGTGCCTGTGGTCTTGGCCGGACTGGCCGAGGATCTGGGCTACCGTGTTGCGCCGCGCGGACGGCTTCTGGCCGCAGCTTCTTCGTGCCTGTTCATGATCTTCATGCTGAATGTCTGGGTGGCGGCGACCGGCGTTGCCGCGTTGGATTACGTCTTGCGACTGGCGCTGGTGGCAATTCCGGTGACAATGCTGTGGTGCACCGGCATCTGCCATGGTTTCAATCTGATTGATGGTGTGAACGGGCTGACCGCGGGCTTGGGGATTGTGATTGCAACCGGCCTGTGGTGGATCGCGCGCGAAAACGGGCAAGATACGCTGGCGCTGTTCAGTTTCGCCCTGATCCCGGCGCTTTTGGGGTTCATCCTGTTCAACTGGCCCTTGGGGCGCATCTTTCTTGGGGATGCTGGCGCGTATGGGATTGGCCATATTCTTGTGTGGCTGTCGATCTTGCTGGCCATGCACGTGCCACAGGCAACGATGATGGGGCTGTCGCTGATGTTCTTCTGGCCTGCTGCCGATACATTGCTGGCGATGCATCGGCGGTGGTATCAGGGCAAACCGGTGGATGCGCCTGACCGGATGCATTTTCATCAGTTCACCTATCGGTTGCTGTCACAATTCGGGGGCAACAGGTTGTCTGCACGGGCGATGAATTCACTGACCGGTCTTGTCATCCTGCCATTCGCGGCCATGCCGGTTGTCGCCGCTGTCATGCTGTATGATGCGCCGTATCTGGCGCTGGCGGCATGGGCGATGTTCGGGGCCTTGTTCGTGCTCAGCTATGTGTGGGGCGTGCGCGTTTTCAAAAACCGCACGTTCCGGCCAGTCCGGCCCTTCAAGGTGCTCACTCCGGCGGAATAGGGCCATCGCATATTCAGGGGATCGCAAGCCGCTGCCGCCCTTTTCCTGCGCGCGTCGATGCGTGCAATGTTGACTTTCGGCATGGTGTTCCCGTAGCTGGCACTGACGCGAACTGGTCGCGAAAGGACCCTTTCACCGTGATACCGCAAGCCAAACCCAGCGCGACGCAAGGCAAGACTATTGCCGATGGCAAGACGGTGCTTTGCGCCGAAGCGGATGCATTGCGCACGATGGCCGATGCGTTGGACACGCGTTTTGCGGATGCTGTGCTGACAATTCTTGAAACCAAAGGGCGGCTTGTGGTGGCAGGGATCGGGAAATCCGGCCATGTCGGGCGCAAGATCGCGGCGACCTTCGCCTCTACCGGAACGCCGTCTTATTTCGTCCATGCCGCCGAGGCCAGTCATGGCGACATGGGCATGATCGTGGGCGATGACGCTTGCCTGCTGCTGTCCAAATCCGGCGAGACGACAGAGCTGAGCGACCTGATTTCCTACACACGGCGCTTTGGTATTCAGTTGATCTCGATCACTGGAAACGCTGACAGCACGCTTGCGCAAAAATCCGACGTGGCGCTGATCCTGCCCGATGTGCCCGAAGTCTGTGCCATAGGTCTTGCACCCACCACCTCGACCACGCTGAGCCTTGCGCTGGGCGATGCGCTGGCTGTGGCCGTGATGAAACAACGCGGGTTCGAGCCAGAGAGCTTTCATCTGTTTCATCCGGGCGGCAAGCTGGGCGCGCAATTCCAGCGGGTTGGCGAGTTGATGTATAAGGGCGATGGCTTGCCCCTTGTGACCGAAGATGAGCCGATGTCCTCGGTGCTGATGCGCATGACAGGCACAGGTTACGGCGTGGCCATTGTTGCGCGCGACCGCATCCTGAGCGGGATCATCACCGACGGCGATTTGCGGCGCAACATGGACGGGCTAATGGCGCGGCGCGCAGGCGATGTGGCCACGCGCAACCCCAAAACCATTGCCCCGGACGCGCTTGTGTCCGAGGCGGTGCGCATCATGGATGGCAACAAGATCACCGCGCTCTGCGTGGTTGACGAGGCGCAGCGGGTGCAGGGCATGATCCGGCTGCATGATTGCCTGCGGGCAGGAGTGATCTGAATGACCCCCGAGAGAATAATCATCATTCCGGCGCGCTATGCGTCCAGCCGATATCCGGGCAAGCCGCTTGTCGGATTGCGCGGGGCCACAGGTGAAATCCGCAGCCTGATCGCGCGAAGCTGGAATGCGGCCAAGGCCGTCGAGGGGGGCGATGCGGTTTATGTGGCCACCGATGATGAGCGCATTGCCGATGCGGCCTGCGATTTTGGTGCGGATGTGGTCATGACCGACAGCGCCTGCGCCAATGGCACTGAGCGCTGTGCTGATGCGGTGTCGCGGCTGGGATTTGCGCCGCAAGTGGTGGTGAACCTGCAAGGCGACGCGCCACTGACCCCAAACTGGTTTGTAACGGCCTTGATTGACGCCATCGCAGCCGGTGCTGATGTGGCAACCCCCGTGCTGCGCCTGACAGCGAAAACACATGCGCGGTTTGTGGAAGATCGCCACGCGGGGCGTGTGGGCGGTACGACTGCCGTGATGACAGCGCAGGGCCGCGCGATGTATTTCTCGAAAGAGGTGCTGCCCTATACTGGGCGCATCTATTCGGGCGCAGAGCAGGTGCCCGCCTTTCACCATGTCGGCGTCTATGCCTATACCCCCAAGGCGCTGGCCGCGTATATGCAGGCCGGTGCCTGTGATCTGGAAAATCTCGAAGGGCTGGAGCAGTTGCGCTTTCTCTATCATGGCCTGCCTGTCACCTGTGTCGAGGTTGATGGGCACGGGCGCGAGTTCTGGGAGTTGAACAACCCCGAAGATGTCGCCCGGATCGAGGCGGTTTTGAAGCGAGAGGGGATCGCATGACACTTCGCATCGGACAGGTCGAGATTGGCAATGCGCTGCCCTTTGCGCTGATATCAGGGCCGTGTCAGATGGAATCGCTGGAACATGCGCGCCATATCGCAGGCAGCCTTGCCGAGACATGCGCGCGCCTTGGCATCCCGTTCATTTTCAAGGCCAGCTATGACAAGGCCAACCGCTCCAGCCTGTCGGGCAAGCGCGGGCTTGGCATGGATAAAGGGCTGGAAGTTCTGGGCCAGATCCGCGCCGAATTTGGCTGCCCCGTGCTGACAGATGTGCATGAGCCCGCCCATTGCGCGCCCGCTGCTGAAATATGTGATGTGCTGCAAATCCCGGCCTTTCTGTGCCGCCAGACCGATCTTTTGCTGGCCGCAGGTGCAACAGGGCGGGTCATCAATATCAAGAAGGGGCAGTTTCTGGCCCCTTGGGACATGGTGCATGTAGCGGCCAAAGTGGCCTCGACTGGCAATGATCGCATCATGCTGTGCGAACGCGGCACGTCCTTTGGCTATAATACGCTTGTGTCAGACATGCGCGGTCTGCCGATTATGGCGCAGACGGGCTATCCGGTCATATTTGACGCCACCCATTCCGTGCAGCAACCCGGCGGGCAGGGCACCAGTTCGGGGGGGCAGCGCGAATTTGTGGCCCCGCTTGCCCGCGCCGCATTGGCTGTGGGCTGTGCGGGGCTGTTCATTGAAACGCATGAAGACCCGGACCGCGCCCCGTCCGATGGACCGAATATGGTGCCACTGGATCAGATGGCGGGCGTGCTTGAGCAGCTGAAAGCAATCGACAGCTTGTGCAAATCCCACCACTGACGCAGGGGCTTGGCCGCAGACGGGGGCGCAGCAGGCAGGGGCGTCAGGCTTTGCGCCCTCTGGCAATGCGGGTATAGGCGCTAAGCCGCTGATCCGGGTGTGCGCGCATTCTGGCGATCAGGGTTTTTGTGCTGCCATGCGGTGCCGAGTTGCGCGCAATCTGGATAAACTGCTTCAGACGCGTGTTCAGCGATGTCCGCGCGGTGTCGATCAGATGTCTGGTCATATCGTGATCTCCTCTGATTATCGGACAAACATTATATCACAGCGGTGCGCAGACACCAAAGCCAATGCGCGGTCCCTTGACGCCCCTGTGATCTGTCTCTAGCCAGTGATGCGACAATCGAGAGGATATCTGATGACCAACCCTTCCCTGCTCATTCTGCCCGGCGACGGTATCGGCCCCGAGGTTATGGCCGAAGTGCGCAAGATTATCGACTGGTTCGGCACAAAGCGCGGCCTTGCCTTTGATGTCAGCGAAGATCTGGTGGGGGGCGTGGCCTATGATGCCCATGGCACCCCTTTGCATGATGACACAATGGCGCGCGCACATGCCGCTGATGCGGTTCTTCTGGGGGCGGTCGGCGGCCCGAAATACGACGCGCTCGATTTCAGCGTGAAGCCAGAGCGCGGATTGCTGCGCCTGCGCAAGGAAATGGACCTGTTCTCGAACCTGCGCCCTGCGCAGTGTTTCGATGCGCTGGCCGATTTCTCGTCGTTGAAAAAGGACGTGGTCGCGGGCCTTGATATCATGATCGTGCGCGAGTTGACCTCTGGCGTCTATTTCGGAGAGCCGCGCGGAATTTTCGAAGAAGGCAACGAGCGCGTGGGCATCAATACCCAACGCTACACCGAATCCGAAATTGCGCGCGTGGCGAAATCGGCGTTTGAACTGGCGATGCGGCGCGGCAAGAAGCTGTGTTCGATGGAAAAAGCCAATGTCATGGAATCGGGCATTCTATGGCGCGAGGTTGTGACCGAGATTGGCCGCGAATACCCCGAGGTTGAGCTAAGCCACATGTATGCGGATGCAGGGGCCATGCAACTGACCCGCTGGCCCAAGCAGTTTGACGTCATCGTGACTGACAACCTGTTTGGCGATCTGCTGTCCGATCTGGCCGCCATGCTGACTGGCTCGCTTGGCATGCTGCCCTCTGCCAGCCTCGGTGCGCCTATGGCCAATGGCCGCCCGAAAGCGCTTTATGAACCCGTGCACGGTTCTGCACCCGATATTGCAGGGCAGGGCAAGGCGAACCCGATTGCCTGTATCCTCAGCTTTGCGATGGCGCTGCGCTACAGCTTCGATCACGGGCAAGAGGCGGCGCGTCTGGAAGCCGCGATCGAGCGCGTGCTTGCCGATGGCGTGCGCACGGCTGACCTGATGGGGCCAGATGACGGAACACCTGTATCGACCAGCGAGATGGGCGATGCGATTCTGGCAGCACTGGACGCCAGCCTCTAACACCCCCGGCGCGGCATTGAGACATGATGCTCACTGCCGCGCCACCGTCTTTATCCTTTCGCGCAGGATATGCCGTAGCGGTTTCGAGCCCCATTGCGGACTGTCCCCAAGCGCGGAATCAAGGGCGTCCGCCCGCCGCGCATCGCCGGGCCGCCCACTGGCACGGCGATTTGGCTGCCACCAGCACAACGCTCTGATCTTGCTCGGATTTGGCTGGCATAAAGTGCTCTAGCTGCAATCGCGGATCGCCGCACCGCGGCCCGACGCTGCGCGGCTTTGCACCAGAAACGAAATGTCCACAAACCCGCCGCTGCACGAAAGCAGATTTTTTCATTGTATACCATTGTGCACTGTTTACCTTGGCCGAAAATATGCCTATGCTGCGCATAGCTGAAAAAGGGCATCTCTCATGACAGACAAAACCATTCCGGATATCATTTACACCAAGGTTGACGAAGCCCCCGAGCTTGCCTCAGCCTCGTTTCTGCCGATCATTCAGAAATTCGCCACGGCGGCAGGCGTTACTGTCGGCACGCGCGATATCTCGTTGGCGGGGCGGATCATTTCATCTTTTCCCGAATATCTGCGCGAAGATCAGCGCCAGAATGATGATCTGGCCGAACTGGGCGAGCTGGTGAAGACACCGCAAGCCAATGTCATCAAGCTGCCCAATATTTCGGCTTCTATGCCGCAACTGGTCGCGGCGCTCAAGGAGTTGCAGGCGCAAGGCTACGCGCTGCCGGACTACCCCGAAAACCCGCAAAGCGATGAAGAAAAATCCATTCGCGCGCGGTTTGATGCGATCAAAGGCTCTGCCGTGAACCCGGTTCTGCGCGAAGGCAATTCCGATCGTCGCGCTGCGGCACCGGTCAAGCGCTATGCACAGGCAAACCCGCACCGCATGGGCAAATGGGGCCCTGACAGCAAAACCCGCGTCGCGGCCATGTCGGGGGGGGATTTCTTCTCGAACGAGACATCGGCCACTTTGGGCAAGGCGGCCACAGCAAAGATCGTGTTGCAAGGCGCGGACGGGTCCGAATCCGTGTTGAAGACTGGCGTTTCTTACCCGGCAGGCACGGTTGTGGATGCAACCTTTATGTCGGCCAAAGCGCTGGGCGCATTTCTGGAGCAGGAAATTCAGGCGACCAAGGATGAAGGCACACTGTTTTCACTGCATCTGAAAGCCACGATGATGAAGGTCTCGGACCCGATCATCTTTGGCCATGCGGTCAAGGTCTGGCTAAAACCCGTATTCGACGAGTTTGGCGAAGAAATGGCCGCCCTTGGCGTGAACCCCAATTCCGGCATGGGCGACTTGCTGGCCCGCGTCAAAGACAGCCCTGCGATCATGGCCGCAATTGCGCGCGTCACCGCCGAGCGTCCACCTATGTATATGGTCAATTCCGACAAGGGCATCACCAATCTGCACGTGCCCTCGGATGTGATTATCGACGCCTCTATGCCTGCGCTGATCCGTGGCGGTGGCAAGGGCTGGGGGCCGGATGGGGCAGAGCATGACACCAATTGTGTCATCCCTGACAACTCTTATGCGCCCGTCTATGACGAGACGATCAAGTTCTTCAAAGCCAATGGCGCGCTGGACCCTGCAACCGCTGGCACAGTGCAGAACCTTGGCCTGATGGCGCAAAAGGCTGAAGAATACGGCAGCCACCCCACCACATTTGAAATCCCGCATTCGGGCACAGTGCGCATGGTGCTGGATGATGGCACAGTGCTGCATGAACATAGCGTCGAGGCGGGCGACATCTGGCGCGCGGCCAGCGTGCGCAAAGCGCCGATCGAGGATTGGGTCACGCTTGCCATCGAGCGCCAGAAAGCAACCGGCTATCGCTCTATTTTCTGGCTGGATGCCGCGCGCGCCCATGACGCAGAGCTGATCGCTTATGTGAAACCCCTGCTGGAAGCCAAAGGCGTGGC comes from the Roseinatronobacter monicus genome and includes:
- a CDS encoding TRAP transporter small permease subunit, which translates into the protein MPRALIAFVHLVEALNYRIGRLAMWGLFVLMGVLAWGAVARAGFSPQIWTDEMAQFLLLGYFMLGGAYALQMGSAVRMDLLYSRWSDRTKAAVDAMTIFTLLIYLGVLLWGGIESTQYALEYGERRRGMWRPYMAPIKIIMCIGIVLMILQCTAFLIRDIAKLRGVEIKERHA
- a CDS encoding N-formylglutamate amidohydrolase — translated: MTRQDETSSWAGMVLGWDVSGAIAQDTAAPGLILICEHASNRVVPPWDIAGVELMNSHAASDPGALGLALALGPQLARSCGGAEVIHAPLSRLIYDLNRSPDRPEACPVQSEIHHIAMNEGLSTSERLARMQALYLPFHDLVRARVARALALGQRPVILTIHSFSPSWHGVPRRVEFGVIHDDLPALACQIVVEAAGLGLRTELNAPYSAADHVTHTLRLHALPYGLENAMLELRNDLIATPEAQKAIASRLAPVLSRAIARVSEVTCPAL
- a CDS encoding MurR/RpiR family transcriptional regulator; the protein is MIQYQTMEDRLRAAMSAMTRAERQLTSYMLSNFPRTVLGSVSEIAQAAGVSGPTVVRLVRKLGYSGYPEFRAKLHEEMGERLASPIAKHEKWADISQRDHPLNRFAASVIDNLSQTLSQQDLHVFDTVSGILADKSRPVHLMGGRLTRSVAEYFATALHVMRSDVTLLSSLPNTWPPALLEMSERDVLVVFDIRRYEPMMQQFAELAHAQGVEIVLVTDRWVSPCAGMAQHILTSHVEVPSAWDTIVPLVGLVEALLSAIQEKNWEETRQRLDRMEGFYEDMLLFKRLR
- a CDS encoding IS630 family transposase — its product is MRIEPKFLTSSERAELMSCVRRHREDHGVARRANAILLLDEGKSCQLIAEFLYLDDDTVRLWYKAYREGGWDLLSTDGWKGGQSRMTSAQEAELSAWLEDRFCRSTTEVRAHISATYGLEYSHSGCIKLLTRLGFEYRKPKGLPRVAPAAAQAAFIEMYQRLLNELGADEAVYFADAVHPEYQTKPAYGWVKAGTNPAVQTTAGRGRVNIHGALNLETFDLSFVEPITVDGISAVQLLAKIEASNPYKRLIHVIWDNAAYHKGQEVRDFLARPDCRIHLIPLPPYCPHLNPIERLWAVMHRCVTHNQYYPTQKQFADAILAFFRKTLPNEWRSFRDTISDNFRVISHDNFRVFA
- a CDS encoding MraY family glycosyltransferase; amino-acid sequence: MPLLRSRDDIGARQALHCDITPRLGGVGIILAAALAMLIIPQSLSRIFGMFAISLVPVVLAGLAEDLGYRVAPRGRLLAAASSCLFMIFMLNVWVAATGVAALDYVLRLALVAIPVTMLWCTGICHGFNLIDGVNGLTAGLGIVIATGLWWIARENGQDTLALFSFALIPALLGFILFNWPLGRIFLGDAGAYGIGHILVWLSILLAMHVPQATMMGLSLMFFWPAADTLLAMHRRWYQGKPVDAPDRMHFHQFTYRLLSQFGGNRLSARAMNSLTGLVILPFAAMPVVAAVMLYDAPYLALAAWAMFGALFVLSYVWGVRVFKNRTFRPVRPFKVLTPAE
- a CDS encoding KpsF/GutQ family sugar-phosphate isomerase; the protein is MIPQAKPSATQGKTIADGKTVLCAEADALRTMADALDTRFADAVLTILETKGRLVVAGIGKSGHVGRKIAATFASTGTPSYFVHAAEASHGDMGMIVGDDACLLLSKSGETTELSDLISYTRRFGIQLISITGNADSTLAQKSDVALILPDVPEVCAIGLAPTTSTTLSLALGDALAVAVMKQRGFEPESFHLFHPGGKLGAQFQRVGELMYKGDGLPLVTEDEPMSSVLMRMTGTGYGVAIVARDRILSGIITDGDLRRNMDGLMARRAGDVATRNPKTIAPDALVSEAVRIMDGNKITALCVVDEAQRVQGMIRLHDCLRAGVI
- a CDS encoding 3-deoxy-manno-octulosonate cytidylyltransferase family protein; translated protein: MTPERIIIIPARYASSRYPGKPLVGLRGATGEIRSLIARSWNAAKAVEGGDAVYVATDDERIADAACDFGADVVMTDSACANGTERCADAVSRLGFAPQVVVNLQGDAPLTPNWFVTALIDAIAAGADVATPVLRLTAKTHARFVEDRHAGRVGGTTAVMTAQGRAMYFSKEVLPYTGRIYSGAEQVPAFHHVGVYAYTPKALAAYMQAGACDLENLEGLEQLRFLYHGLPVTCVEVDGHGREFWELNNPEDVARIEAVLKREGIA
- the kdsA gene encoding 3-deoxy-8-phosphooctulonate synthase, which translates into the protein MTLRIGQVEIGNALPFALISGPCQMESLEHARHIAGSLAETCARLGIPFIFKASYDKANRSSLSGKRGLGMDKGLEVLGQIRAEFGCPVLTDVHEPAHCAPAAEICDVLQIPAFLCRQTDLLLAAGATGRVINIKKGQFLAPWDMVHVAAKVASTGNDRIMLCERGTSFGYNTLVSDMRGLPIMAQTGYPVIFDATHSVQQPGGQGTSSGGQREFVAPLARAALAVGCAGLFIETHEDPDRAPSDGPNMVPLDQMAGVLEQLKAIDSLCKSHH
- the leuB gene encoding 3-isopropylmalate dehydrogenase — translated: MTNPSLLILPGDGIGPEVMAEVRKIIDWFGTKRGLAFDVSEDLVGGVAYDAHGTPLHDDTMARAHAADAVLLGAVGGPKYDALDFSVKPERGLLRLRKEMDLFSNLRPAQCFDALADFSSLKKDVVAGLDIMIVRELTSGVYFGEPRGIFEEGNERVGINTQRYTESEIARVAKSAFELAMRRGKKLCSMEKANVMESGILWREVVTEIGREYPEVELSHMYADAGAMQLTRWPKQFDVIVTDNLFGDLLSDLAAMLTGSLGMLPSASLGAPMANGRPKALYEPVHGSAPDIAGQGKANPIACILSFAMALRYSFDHGQEAARLEAAIERVLADGVRTADLMGPDDGTPVSTSEMGDAILAALDASL
- a CDS encoding NADP-dependent isocitrate dehydrogenase; translation: MTDKTIPDIIYTKVDEAPELASASFLPIIQKFATAAGVTVGTRDISLAGRIISSFPEYLREDQRQNDDLAELGELVKTPQANVIKLPNISASMPQLVAALKELQAQGYALPDYPENPQSDEEKSIRARFDAIKGSAVNPVLREGNSDRRAAAPVKRYAQANPHRMGKWGPDSKTRVAAMSGGDFFSNETSATLGKAATAKIVLQGADGSESVLKTGVSYPAGTVVDATFMSAKALGAFLEQEIQATKDEGTLFSLHLKATMMKVSDPIIFGHAVKVWLKPVFDEFGEEMAALGVNPNSGMGDLLARVKDSPAIMAAIARVTAERPPMYMVNSDKGITNLHVPSDVIIDASMPALIRGGGKGWGPDGAEHDTNCVIPDNSYAPVYDETIKFFKANGALDPATAGTVQNLGLMAQKAEEYGSHPTTFEIPHSGTVRMVLDDGTVLHEHSVEAGDIWRAASVRKAPIEDWVTLAIERQKATGYRSIFWLDAARAHDAELIAYVKPLLEAKGVADKFEIMSPRDATRASLETITKGENTIAITGNVLRDYLTDLFPILELATSAKMLSIVKLMQGGGLFETGAGGSAPKHVQQLMEENHLRWDSLGEFCALGESFKFLADARGNDKARVLGDAVEVATQGILDHDRSPGRKVGQPDNRDSHYWFARYWAEALAAQDADASLAAHFAPIAKALADGEAAITQELMAGRGAAVDLGGYYHGDAKKTAAVMRPSASLNALIG